ggttcttttaaaattttattttcaatatttaaatgaatGAACTGGTTATGTATAGGTGCTGAAgtcatgaataaaatatatggCTGAAAACTCCTCTCATATGACCtgattttggggttttttacCAAGTTTTAATAGGGATGTTTTACTGTTTTAGCATATATCTAACTGCACGCTAAGTCACTCTTTATTCTTATGTGTGaataaacaccaaaaaaaaaaaaaaaaatgaaaccattAAATTTTGGTGAGAAGTTCAATGTTACTGTGAACTGAAAAATACTTGTGCAATAAGGTTTGAAATTGTTctacaaaatgattttattgGTGCAGATGTGCATTTCTCCTACTCTAAAAGGATCCAACTTTCAATATATACTGCTAAGAATCCATCAGGAAGACCATTTGTCCCCAGTGCATACATCGATGCAATGTTATTATGGCCACTTCATGAATGACAGACAcataaaattctaaaatttcTACTGCTATCATAACGGAACTGCGCCAAGCAACTCACATGGTGCATAGAACATCACTAACACTTTTCTGTTAGCTGCCAGGAAGCTGTCAAAGTTGTCGTTTGTCAAGTGGTTGACATCAGATACTTGCTCACTCCATTCTGGCTCTGGAGGTGGAGATGCCTTAGGACTGTAATaagaaccaaaagaaaaaaaaatgcttctcaCAAATAAATTTGCAAACTCTActtgggaaaaaagaaaagaagcaatgTGTTTTTTCCCCACATCAAGCTATTTAGCTATTTTGCtcattaatataataatacaagcAATACCAAATTTGTGTTCCTTCTCAATCTCACATGGAATGATGCAAAAATATAAGGGCACAAGAATATGTacaggaaaaattaaaaattccaAATGTTTGTGACAGCTAAATGCACAAAATCATTCTTTTATTCAGCAGAGTCCTTAAATTGCCAAATCTTAAGAGGAAAACATCTGATCCTTTGTATATTAAGAAAaccataaatattgttttaaaggGGTACTCACTCtttcataaatgaaataatgtcAGAAGCTGATCGACCGCTGCCATATTCAAACTCGACTTTTCcattcctaaaaaaaaagacaactttgGCACAAACTGAAATTTATTGCTGAAAAACTTACCTAACACTGCttatttcactttctctttaaaatcaaatcattatcttaaaaaaaaggataaacaaaaataaacataattgcTTTTGACATcttaattgttaaaaaaaaaagagataattgCACTCGAAATTCTAAAGTTTCCacacaattaaaaattttaaatatcactCTTTAGGAACAAACTTGTGAGTTTATTCTGATTCCCtgcattaaaacatttcacacCAGACAGTTTTACTACCAAACTGATGGATTCAAAAAAAGTTTGATCCAGTTTGACATTTAATTAGATAAAAGTCGGCCAGCTActtcatcaaatgaaaaaagttgaaaGTCAGTGTTTCTTGGCTGTGTAATTCTAACTGACAAAACCATATTggaaaatctaaaaaaaaactttctagcttacctgaaatattttactgaaaCAGAGCAAACAAAGAGGGGGTACTAATAAGATTAAGATAAATCAAACttatataaaactgtttaaggTAAATGCTGAAATACACATGCATAAttacacccacccacctctGAAAAACACCaatacacatagacacacacactcaaatatGAATATAGCAGAAGGAGAAATTATAAGAGAAGACGAAGAAACaggtaaactaaaaaaaagaggaagaaggtaAAAACattgcttgaaaaaaatttcttacatGTTGGGAAGCCTCTGATatcatatttttgtgacaaatcTTTCTCTATGGTAGCATCCACTGCAGCTAGTGCCCCAagctgacaaataaaaatgacagtaTGAAATAAATCTATGTGTGCAACTATTTTATggtattcatttttaatttgagTGAAGGAAAAACAGATTACTGGAGgtattgtttacagttaaaTGTCCTCAGTACAGTACATCTTTGCCCACTCGTGAAAAAGAATATAAGCAACTAAGCTGAAAAACATAATCAATTCTCTACATTTTCCTTTACAACTGCATCTGTTTATCAGCTAGAGACTTCTGGAGTGTTAACTTGTGAGTAGTGAAGCCCATCCTTTTACTTGTAAGATAAAGAGAACAAACATTACTTGTTCATTATCACTgctcaagaaaataaatgagaaatcTAATCTTGTTTTACATACCCCTTCTTCTTTCACTTTAGTTGCTGCTTCACCATAAGCTGGCTTCATTTTCTTACAATGTCCACACCCTTTCAACAGAAGCAAATAGCACAGACTTAAAAATGCTTCTACTGAAACTACGTTTGTTGTCCATAGCAGAACTTGAATGCTGAgtgatgttttttaaaaagaaaaataaaaccattacTTCCAATGAAATTAGTcagtcaaataaaaaattaagtgaattcaagatgttgttttcttgacttttaGCAAAACTGCTGATCACTCCTGAATGCCAGTCAATAACAGAGTTTGCAGCTATTTTCTTCACACTGACAGAGGCTTGTGATCAAGGCACTGATTCATGATTACTTGTGCAAGTAGAATTTACACAGAATTTTAAGTGTAACACTggcataaaaataaatcctctACTCATAATTCTGTATACCAGCTTGATAAAATCTGAATATCTTATAAATTATTCacaatgagaaagaaagattgaataagcacaagaagaaagaaagcaaaaaagaaaaaaaaaatgaaagcaagaacaaaaagcTGTACAAGAATTagcaaaagtgtgtgtgtgtggcatggggaatggtgttttacgccaagccatcaattaaggctatatcatggcaaagtaGACAGCCTTGtacacagatgccacatgcagagaaagaacagagtgcccaagaagagagctgaacccaggacagccaaccttcactgtattggtgacagatgctAATTGTTGCTCAACTGGACCGCCTAGCAAAAGAGGGAGACACTAGATATGAAAAAATAGAGGttgcaaaaaatgtaaaaataaaaaaacagacatcAGAATCTTTATCTATCACAAAAACTCACAGGGTGCATAAAACATCACAAGAACTGATGGCTGCTCAGCAATAAATGAATCAAATGTCTCTGCTGTtagaaaatttatgtttttttgccCCTCAATATCTGCCCAGTCTTCTCCAGGGTTCGTCTGAGGCTGTGGCTGGGTTGCTGGTGGAAGGGTTGGTGATGGGCTGAGAGGGTCACGCATGAAGTtcacaaaatcattttcctGCCATGTCATTAAAAGCACTGTGTCAATACAACTGGTAtttgcattcattttatttttctggttttggTGGTGGGGATGGGTTGGGTAACTGTTTAGATCTCTGCAATCTGCACTTCTTTTATATGACGATCAGCTTGAAGATTTAAATTCCATTGTTCTGGCTCCCACTGTGATAGGTTATTCAATTTATACCATTATTAGCATGCAGCCCCATGTAGTTTTTTACTAGTATAGGCATTCTTTAAgttaatgtaaacaactgtccAAGTGCAAACAAGCATATTTGGAAGGACTAGTAATCaaggacatttttaaaaagtttgctGGGTACCAAAAAAGGTTACAATAATACAACTGTAATGTCAGATGGCATTTTAAATGAAGATGGTTTTAGAACTATACTAGCTAAAGAAATTATGTCTTCTACAATTAAAACCTGTTTAATACAATGTttaagaatgaaatgaaagaacaatTGTAAACAATTGAATCATTACtcattgtacatttttttagtttaaaggaaaagaaacaagtaACTTTTAAATGCATACTGGCATAGAAATAcctgctgatgatacacagagTACATACCTCACGACCACCCATGTATTTCTGTGAGTTTTTGTtcaagtaattaaaatatttaaaagtggGGTAGCCCGTCACATCATGTGCAGTACAGATACTCTGCTGTGTGGTGCAGTCCACTGCACCAAATAAAACCTGTTGAAAACACAGGAGTTAGGttaaattgtctttttattgCCACATACTTCTAACAAAAGTAACAGACAAGTGACAAGCTCAGATAAGGGAGAAATAGGAAAATCTAACAGAATACTGACCTTGCTGTCATCTTTAAACTGTGCAGCAGCAGACATGAACTCTGGCTTGGCCTTTTTACAATGACCACACCCTAAAAGGCATTAGATCATTCCTGTTTCATTAACGCTGATGTGAAAAATCCTCTTTAACAGATGctaatattatatatacaaaacatGGATGTAGttgcttgatttaaaaaaaaatttgttttgatagCAGTAAGGTCAACAGCAGTTGTTATTGTATAAAGGCGTGAAAGGTGACTttcctgacatttttattttcaattatcaGTTTTACATTATGTGTTTTAAATTGATTAGCCTTTAATACTCCAATGTTTGAAAGCAATAACCAAAAATACTCAAATGAAGATGGCCAAGTTGAACTATAAATCTGTGTAATCATCTAGGCATCATACAAAATACACAGCATGCATTTCACTTACATGGTGCATAGAACATAACCAGGCTGTGTTTCCTCTTCTTTAgagtaaatttaaaattttcctCATTAAGGTGCACCACACTGCTCTCAATTTCCTCCCAGCTGGGTTCTGGggctggtggaggtggaggttcTTGAGGacttttgaaacaaacaaattaagacGACTAATTTTACCTTTTACTTcatggatgatgataatgtgcagaaaagaaaatattctgcaaattttacaaaatagatCTTTTGATACAGATCATGTACCATGAGAACTTATTCTTAATATTTCAACACATGGTTTCAATTCAGCTATGGAAAGGGCTTTGACCTATGTACAGATCTGGTGACAAAAAAGTGTTCACTTGATTTCATAATTCTTTAAGATCGTAAAAGATATTTCATGTCTTTAAGAAAAGTCTCACTTTTTGATGAACTCAATGATTTTGTCCTTATCTCGTTCATTAACTTCAAAAGCATACTCTCCATCCCTGTAGACAGAAATTATAACAGATATCAGGAAACCATCTAATTATTAATATTCTGGAATCAACTGAGGAAAGCAAAATTAGCTTGTTAGTTTTCCAGCCTATAGCTGTAAACATAGACAATAAGACAAACAATAACTCATTCAAATAAATAGtgagcaacatttttttctcaaaatagtAAAAGGAGACTTATTACAGTGTTTGAAGGCTGCTTCGGCATTTTTGTTGtgtaaaatcaagaaaacataCACAGAGATTTGAAAAGATCACATCAAATGTTTATAAGGTATTTGACACATTCTTTTTAAAGCCAAAGCTTTTTATCTTACTTATCATTCTCTATGATAAGAAAATccattttccaaaacaaaattaaaataaacttcaagtTCTCTAGCACTTTCTTCCTGAAATagaacaaacacatttaaagtTAACTGTATATTAACCATCTCTAGCAAACTTACTTGAAATACTTTAGTGTGGGAAAACCTTTTATTTTGTAGTCCTCTGCCAGTTTTCGATTCTTGGTTGCATCTACTGCAGCCAGAACTGAAGTCAGCCCCTCACTTTTGATGGTTTCTGCTGCCTCAGTGTAGTCAggtttcattttcttgcagtgTCCACACCCTTCAAAAACAGTCACCCTACAGTGTAAAAATTTGCACatactttaaagaaatattttacctaGCCCCACCAAAGTATGAGATTTGTCAATAAAGTTTGTCAGAATTGATGCTACTATGGATACAACCTCTCAGTCATAATGCATCAAAGAACATGATATCATAATTTTTGCAATAAAACCccaaatttaaattttgttctttcaaCATATTCTTTTcatcttaattattttctccACTACTACTTTTTTCTTAATCCTCTTTCAATACAATCTGTTGCAGAACCTTACTTGAATGAATTTTTAAGAATGAATGTTGCTTTATGCAAAGCACgttgttgttatttcttttccCATTTAAGTCACTAATAAAAATCCCTGCACCAGCATTTACTGGAAAAACACAATGTGAAAGGGAAATGAAGGAAACACTGAACTGTATACTTTATAAAGTACACAAAAAGGCTCTATCTTATCTAATTTATAAGGAATACAATTTATCATGGCAGTAACTTTCAACAGCAAAACTTTTTTGAGCTCTTGTTATTAGCAGGGAGCAATATAGTCATGAAGTCTGGTGAGATCTTGACTGGTCCTGTATTACTCACATGGTGCATAAAACATGACAAGAACAGATGAATGTTCCTTAATGTAGGTATCAAAGTTGCTGTCCTCTAGATGCACCACTTCTGATGGTTCTTCAGACCATTCAGCTTCCTTCTTGGGCTCTTCAGGAGGCCTGGGGCTGAGTTATTcatatttcaaaaattaaaagaacattttgttcaTAATTACCTGATTATTATTAGAGATGAAAtttggtgtctttcccttgtatACAAGAGTATGTGGTTAGTTTTTTAGTCTAATACTCTACATAAATAAGTTTTTCTGTCTCTTggttgtttcaaaaatataattggATATTATTTTAGAACTTTAATCAGACAAAAGACTCAAAACCACTGTCAATCTAAGTCGATAAATGTTCAGTAATAAAAGTACTTGTTAAGCCAGGTGATAATGCCATCCTTGTTGTTTTCTCCTCCGTATCGGAACATGGCTCTGCCCTTCCTGTGTCAAAtattaaagtaaatataataatattacaaaattccaagcaaattattttgtttattaaatagTTACAAAgctattattttatcattttcaatgaaaatgcTAAGAAAATCTAAATGATGAGAatatgaggaaaaaaactgCGATAGGTAATGGACTCAGAAAAGGGACTATACATCATTATTAAATGATCGGTTACTCCATTTGTTTATGTCATGAAGTCTTGCCCAATAAAATTATTACATAGGAATAtaaaaacaagggaaacaaacaTCATAAAGTCTGTAGCTAACTGGTGTTCCTCTCCTTATCATTACCCACCACCATATATTGGGTGGTTGATGATGTAGTGGCTAAAGCTCCAGTCACCATGACATTGAGATTTGCGTGTTGTGAGTTCAGTTCTCAGTTCCAACACCCATCCCTcgggatgtgacacctgttaaGGTCAGACCATTGGTGGTTTTCTCTGGATCCTCCAGTTTCCTCCActcttatgtgtgtgtatgcctgcatgcatgtAACAGTGAATGAAACAGAtagggagagagtgaaagagttATGATCTGACTGATGCTGAATGAATATGTGAGAggcatttgatgcctactgaTATATGTGTGCTCATATGGTTTCATAAAGCACCATGAGTCTAAAgatcattattattagaatGATGTAAGCTGGTGCAATCACCCTAAGAAGACTTACTCAAAATAGTAGAGAGTTGGAAAACCAGTAACATTATACTGAGTGCGCATGCCCATCATCTGTGGCTTGTCGACATCTATACCAACAAGCTGGGCCTTCCCTTTAACTTCTGTTGCAGCAGCTGCAAACTCTGGCTTAAGGCGTTTACAGTAGCCACACCCTGAAGATAAACAGATTACAAGCATTGAgatgtctttaaaaaagtatatcaacaagaaagcaataaaaagaaatgagaaatatttctaacaaaaataaaaccaaaaccaacagtaaactttatacatatatagcactctccctctctctctctctcacacacacactggcagaTTAAATACTCCTTacttatgcatttatttatccTTACATGGTGCATAGAACATGACCAGTGTTGCTGCCTTGTCCTTCTTCAGGAGCTTGTTCAGACCCTTTGAAAACAAGTTCTTTTTAAACAATTCACCATTAGCTGtattttaaacaattacaataaaataaatcgaTTATTATTCACCGACCCAAATAAAAAAGCCATTATTTTAACTACTTGTTAGTATTCATGTCCCTATCCTTAAAGTAAAAATTCCCAGttattaattgttatttctCAATATTATAAAAGAGGAATagataaatgaataacaaagaaacacaatgccaccattttttaaaaaacccttgTTAAAGTGTTTGCAGCTAAAATATGTTCGATAGTTTTAGTTGAAAAGATTCTCTAAATATCTATTTAGAACCTTACATCTTCTGAGTCTATATGAATTACATCAACAGCAGTTGGATCTTCATCCCATGGTATGTCACCTGTTGGGTCCATCAGGAAATTTACCATGGACTAGAACATTatccacaaaaaaagagaaaaaagcacaaaagatTGAAAGGTAATTTTAAATATGATAAAAGTATTGCAGTGCATTTATTGCTCTTTTAGTATTGTCagacaaaaatttaaatttattattctgATCGAGCTAATAGAAGttgttttaacaatttttttttatcttcctaTACATTTTTTAAGCTAATTTACAACAGCTATCTgcatttctgaaaataatgaAGGCAAACAAAggcaaatattttgcatgtaAGCTATGTAGCCAAGCAGCCAAAGAGTCACAAAACCTTGCTGTGGCATAAGCAAAATCAGATACTATGAACTTTCTTGTAACCTTATATGTTATAGATTAACAAATGAAATGTTGTTTCAGCACTGAACGCCGCCATTTGTGAATGAATTGTGTTTGCATAAGGGTCTGGTTGGTGCCACAGAATGTACCATAGTGATGTTTATTGATGTGCTATGTGGGTTTTGACTGCTAGTTATAACTGCTTTCTTATACAGCTCCTTCCTAATTATTCCATAAAGTGTAATTTACtgtgattatattttaaagagatGATGTTCTTTACTAACCTTTGCAGCTAGCTTACGATCATAGTCTTTGTTGAATTCGCCGTCTCTGAAAAcatataaatagttttaaatctACTACATTGgcaatattttaaagacttagttttaaaactattatttataataaaaaatttaaatcttaaaGCCAACAAAATATGTCAATGAAACAGTGAGGGGGAAACCTGAATAGCTATATGAACTATTTCCAAAAGCAGcaaaattataacattttttaattagaaacatgaaaagattaaatgtaaaatatcacTCAAATccaataacaaaatattgtgCTTAAACAAAAAGTATAACTGTAACAGACCAACTGACAAGACTGAAGATGGACAAGCTAAAACTTACATTACTCTGAAGGCAAATGCAGCTAATAGTCTAGATGTCTACTATGGTGACATGCAATATATTACTAAACAATTGAAAAATTCTTGTTATTACCTAAGAAAGTACAAAATGCCCAAAATGCCTAGtgtcatcaacaaataaaaaattcttaCTTGTAATGCTTTAGTTCAAATGTGTCCGGattaatttttagtttcttaCAAAACTTTTTGTCGtctctgaaaaacaaattattctgTCATACAATCAATACTAAAGGCTTAAAAACATTCTAGTGTTTTTGTTAAGCAAAAAATTACACCTGCTATGTCTatttatattaaagaaaatatacagtATACATGATTAAGTCTACATGTTCATACAACGTGCACATAAATGGAGAAGATAAA
The Pomacea canaliculata isolate SZHN2017 linkage group LG2, ASM307304v1, whole genome shotgun sequence genome window above contains:
- the LOC112556414 gene encoding protein disulfide-isomerase A5-like gives rise to the protein MAHCIGGVLLASFIFLFLIPFHSGAKQSKKDLVIRVEDFKDFKKLLRTRTNLLVIFAQSEKSASKSMTLFEQVAEEMKGKATIAFVNCGDDKKFCKKLKINPDTFELKHYKDGEFNKDYDRKLAAKSMVNFLMDPTGDIPWDEDPTAVDVIHIDSEDGLNKLLKKDKAATLVMFYAPWCGYCKRLKPEFAAAATEVKGKAQLVGIDVDKPQMMGMRTQYNVTGFPTLYYFEKGRAMFRYGGENNKDGIITWLNNPRPPEEPKKEAEWSEEPSEVVHLEDSNFDTYIKEHSSVLVMFYAPWCGHCKKMKPDYTEAAETIKSEGLTSVLAAVDATKNRKLAEDYKIKGFPTLKYFKDGEYAFEVNERDKDKIIEFIKNPQEPPPPPAPEPSWEEIESSVVHLNEENFKFTLKKRKHSLVMFYAPWCGHCKKAKPEFMSAAAQFKDDSKVLFGAVDCTTQQSICTAHDVTGYPTFKYFNYLNKNSQKYMGGREENDFVNFMRDPLSPSPTLPPATQPQPQTNPGEDWADIEGQKNINFLTAETFDSFIAEQPSVLVMFYAPWCGHCKKMKPAYGEAATKVKEEGLGALAAVDATIEKDLSQKYDIRGFPTLKYFRNGKVEFEYGSGRSASDIISFMKDPKASPPPEPEWSEQVSDVNHLTNDNFDSFLAANRKVLVMFYAPWCGHCKKMKPAYMSAATRLMTEVPDAKLAAVDATKYRELANTYSIKGFPTLKYFEGGKEISDYGGGRSEEDLVNFFKGSKPPTPEESLPSFFHSKWVPSLSGANFSSTLRNREAALVFFYADSCPKCTKYWPEFAAAGEALVNQLATVNCDTYSDLCGLEGIRKFPTFVLYMQGQRKDEYRDAKTKDAFLNYVKTQTPLTKEEL